One part of the uncultured Bacteroides sp. genome encodes these proteins:
- the rho gene encoding transcription termination factor Rho codes for MYNIIQLNDKNQSELQTIAQELGIKKPESFKKEELVYKILDEQAIASATKKVAADKEKEDRRDDKKKRSRIVKKDSPDKVYTASKDKVERVESAPATASAPKSKPAPVKNEAPAVTEQPTQEKKAPAERPAKKKAPKVKQPVAKNIETAAAIADTIQAPAATSAVTPVPTVAPAVTSAPKVAQKAEAPKEQPAAVAPKSEEVAPAPKKIIKKPIPASQKKEEAPVEKVERKEEAPRAHEEVILPEVELPFENEEDFIPIEDMPSEKIELPSELLGKFESTKVVPPAPQSQRPRVRLRENEQKTPNKPQQANAPKVNRPNRPAEGEVEAPKVPERKVIEREKPFEFDGILTGTGVLEIMQDGYGFLRSSDYNYLSSPDDIYVSQSQIKLFGLKTGDVVDGAIRPPKEGEKYFPLVKVEKINGRDPAYVRDRVPFEHLTPLFPDEKFKLCKGDRRDSLSARVVDLFSPIGKGQRGLIVAQPKTGKTILLKDIANAIAANHPEVYMIILLIDERPEEVTDMARSVNAEVIASTFDEPAERHVKIASIVLEKAKRMVECGHDVVILLDSITRLARAYNTVSPASGKVLSGGVDANALHKPKRFFGAARNIENGGSLTILATALIDTGSKMDEVIFEEFKGTGNMELQLDRNLSNKRIFPAVNIVASSTRRDDLLLDKQTLDRMWILRKYLSDMNPIEAMDFVKDRLEKTRDNDEFLMSMNS; via the coding sequence ATGTATAACATTATCCAATTGAACGACAAAAACCAGTCGGAACTACAAACCATTGCGCAAGAATTAGGAATTAAAAAACCGGAATCTTTTAAGAAAGAGGAACTTGTGTACAAAATACTTGATGAACAAGCTATAGCAAGTGCTACAAAGAAAGTTGCTGCAGACAAGGAGAAAGAAGATCGCCGAGATGATAAAAAGAAACGCTCGCGTATCGTTAAAAAGGACTCACCTGATAAAGTGTACACTGCAAGCAAAGATAAAGTAGAAAGAGTTGAATCTGCTCCTGCTACAGCATCTGCACCTAAATCTAAACCTGCTCCAGTAAAAAATGAAGCTCCGGCGGTTACAGAACAACCTACTCAGGAGAAAAAAGCTCCGGCAGAAAGACCGGCTAAGAAAAAAGCTCCAAAGGTTAAACAACCTGTTGCTAAAAATATTGAAACAGCTGCAGCAATTGCTGATACTATTCAGGCTCCGGCTGCTACTTCTGCGGTAACTCCTGTTCCAACTGTGGCTCCTGCGGTGACATCTGCTCCAAAAGTGGCTCAAAAAGCTGAAGCTCCTAAAGAACAACCAGCTGCGGTTGCGCCAAAAAGCGAAGAAGTCGCTCCGGCTCCTAAAAAAATAATTAAGAAACCTATCCCTGCTTCACAAAAGAAAGAAGAGGCACCGGTAGAGAAGGTTGAAAGAAAAGAAGAAGCACCACGTGCTCATGAAGAGGTTATATTACCTGAAGTGGAACTTCCATTTGAAAATGAAGAAGATTTTATTCCAATTGAGGATATGCCTTCTGAAAAGATAGAACTTCCTTCAGAACTTTTGGGTAAGTTTGAATCTACTAAAGTTGTTCCTCCGGCTCCTCAGTCACAAAGACCACGTGTTCGCCTTCGTGAAAATGAGCAAAAAACTCCAAATAAGCCGCAGCAGGCAAACGCTCCTAAAGTAAATCGTCCTAATCGTCCGGCTGAAGGAGAAGTTGAAGCTCCTAAAGTTCCTGAACGCAAGGTGATTGAGCGTGAAAAACCTTTTGAATTTGATGGAATTTTAACCGGTACAGGTGTACTGGAAATTATGCAGGATGGCTACGGATTCCTTCGCTCTTCAGATTATAACTACCTTTCTTCACCAGATGATATTTATGTTTCTCAGTCACAGATTAAGTTGTTTGGACTGAAAACCGGTGATGTGGTTGATGGTGCTATCCGTCCTCCAAAGGAAGGTGAAAAATATTTCCCGCTTGTAAAGGTTGAAAAGATTAATGGTCGTGATCCTGCTTACGTTCGTGATCGTGTTCCATTTGAACACTTGACTCCACTCTTCCCTGATGAGAAATTTAAACTTTGCAAAGGCGACCGCAGAGATAGTCTGTCTGCTCGTGTAGTTGATTTATTCTCTCCGATAGGTAAAGGACAACGTGGTTTGATTGTTGCTCAACCTAAAACTGGTAAAACTATCCTTTTAAAAGATATAGCTAATGCAATAGCAGCAAATCATCCGGAAGTATACATGATTATTCTTCTTATTGACGAACGTCCTGAGGAAGTAACTGATATGGCTCGCAGTGTTAATGCTGAGGTTATAGCTTCTACTTTTGATGAGCCGGCTGAACGTCATGTGAAGATTGCAAGTATTGTATTGGAAAAAGCAAAGCGTATGGTAGAATGCGGTCATGATGTAGTAATCCTGCTCGATTCAATTACTCGTCTGGCTCGTGCATACAATACAGTATCTCCAGCTTCCGGTAAGGTTTTATCTGGTGGTGTGGATGCTAATGCGCTTCACAAACCAAAACGCTTCTTTGGTGCCGCACGTAACATTGAAAACGGTGGCTCACTTACTATTCTTGCAACTGCCTTGATTGATACCGGTTCTAAGATGGACGAAGTTATCTTTGAAGAATTTAAGGGTACAGGTAACATGGAATTGCAATTAGATCGTAATCTATCCAACAAACGTATCTTCCCGGCTGTTAATATTGTGGCATCCAGCACTCGTCGTGACGACTTGTTACTCGATAAGCAAACACTCGACCGTATGTGGATATTACGTAAATATCTGTCGGATATGAATCCTATTGAAGCTATGGACTTTGTGAAAGATCGCTTAGAGAAGACTAGAGATAATGACGAATTCCTGATGAGCATGAACTCATAA
- a CDS encoding LuxR C-terminal-related transcriptional regulator: protein MMSNITLKIVVAENSVIIRNGITATLKRLPDLRIQPIEVHSIESLKECVRMDNINIVIVNPAFGGYFDVAKFKTETLATSKVVALVSSFVDKIILSKYDDTISIYDDQETLYGKINSLQNLPKKKNEEDDEMLSGREKEIVICVVKGMTNKEIADNLFISVHTVITHRRNIAKKLQIHSPAGLTIYAIVNNLIEISEVKKNLV, encoded by the coding sequence GTGATGAGTAACATAACATTAAAGATAGTAGTAGCAGAAAATTCTGTAATTATTCGGAATGGGATTACAGCCACATTGAAGCGCCTTCCCGATTTAAGGATTCAGCCGATAGAGGTTCACTCCATAGAATCCCTTAAGGAGTGTGTCAGGATGGATAATATAAATATAGTAATTGTCAATCCGGCATTTGGAGGTTACTTTGATGTAGCAAAGTTCAAAACAGAAACGTTGGCTACATCTAAGGTCGTTGCACTGGTCAGTTCCTTTGTTGATAAGATTATATTGAGCAAATATGACGATACGATATCTATTTACGATGACCAGGAAACTTTATACGGTAAAATCAATTCTTTGCAGAATTTACCTAAAAAGAAGAATGAAGAAGATGATGAAATGCTGAGTGGACGTGAAAAAGAAATTGTTATATGTGTAGTGAAGGGTATGACCAATAAGGAGATTGCAGATAACTTATTTATTTCTGTACATACGGTTATAACGCATCGAAGAAATATCGCTAAAAAATTGCAGATACATAGTCCGGCCGGACTCACTATCTATGCCATTGTAAACAATCTGATCGAGATAAGTGAAGTAAAAAAGAATCTTGTATAA
- a CDS encoding hemerythrin domain-containing protein produces MDKQLKYKETDKMSDLICENYTLLQVMSRFGLSLGFGDKTVKEFCLLNQVDYRTFLAVVNFIDEGYLRMDETFKELSVASIMNYLKQAHSYFLDFNFPSIRLKLIEAIGYSEDNVTSLIMKFYDDYVDEVRKHMEYEDKIVFKYVEALLKGELPTNYSISVYAKKHTQIETKLTELKNIIIKYYPAKSNNNLLNAALFDIFSCEQDLESHSRVEDYLFVPEVLKLVKKLSNSDE; encoded by the coding sequence ATGGATAAGCAATTAAAATATAAAGAAACGGATAAGATGAGCGATCTCATCTGTGAGAATTATACACTGTTGCAGGTAATGAGCAGGTTTGGCCTATCATTGGGCTTTGGTGATAAAACAGTAAAAGAGTTTTGTTTGCTTAACCAGGTAGATTATCGCACCTTTTTAGCTGTAGTCAATTTTATAGATGAGGGTTATCTGAGGATGGATGAAACGTTTAAAGAGCTATCCGTTGCCTCTATCATGAATTATCTGAAGCAGGCTCATTCTTATTTTCTTGATTTTAATTTTCCTTCTATTCGCCTGAAGCTAATAGAAGCAATAGGGTACTCTGAAGATAATGTTACTTCTTTGATTATGAAATTCTATGATGATTATGTGGATGAAGTTCGTAAGCATATGGAGTATGAAGATAAGATAGTTTTTAAGTATGTTGAAGCATTGTTGAAAGGAGAATTGCCAACTAACTATTCTATTAGTGTTTATGCAAAGAAACATACTCAGATAGAAACTAAACTGACGGAGCTGAAAAATATTATCATTAAGTATTATCCAGCAAAATCGAATAATAATTTACTTAATGCCGCTCTATTTGATATTTTTTCATGTGAGCAAGATCTTGAATCTCACAGTAGAGTGGAAGATTACTTGTTTGTTCCCGAAGTTCTGAAACTTGTTAAAAAGTTATCGAATAGTGATGAGTAA
- a CDS encoding FeoB-associated Cys-rich membrane protein, whose protein sequence is MVQNIIVLTIVFVALGYVVFSIFRKREAGSQSKCGSCSGCSGCELKNMIKNKSGSKMSSCH, encoded by the coding sequence ATGGTACAAAATATTATAGTTTTAACAATTGTTTTTGTAGCGTTGGGTTATGTGGTTTTCTCTATTTTTAGAAAACGTGAAGCAGGAAGTCAATCAAAATGTGGTAGTTGTTCAGGCTGTTCCGGTTGTGAGCTTAAAAATATGATAAAAAATAAAAGTGGCAGCAAAATGAGCAGTTGTCATTAA
- the feoB gene encoding ferrous iron transport protein B, translating into MQLSGLQNGETGVIVNVKGHGAFRKRITEMGFVKGKTVKVIKNAPLQDPVEYEIMGYNVSLRRSEAALIEVTSVNNAQQVEQPAFEGTFLDNIQKTVEKEKGRLINIALVGNPNCGKTTLFNYASGSHERVGNYGGVTVDSKEAYVKQDGYELKIVDLPGTYSITEYTPEELYVRSHIIENKPDVVVNVIDASNLERNLFLTTQLIDMNIKVVIALNMYDELEAKGVKLDYYTLGKMMGIPIVPTVAVKGLGITELMSKIINVYEEKDSTVRNVNINYGNTIESSISKIQSLIHQDKAVANVYSTRYAAIKLLENDKTTLSALSKSSNFNVISEKVNTEIQKLEKEYGENSETIITDAKYGFITGALGETMVEGKVDKRKKSREIDNLLTHKILGFPIFFFFMWLMFQTTFTLGSYPMDWIDAGVGYIGEFVSSVMPEGALKDLLVDGVIAGVGGVIVFLPNILILFFFISLMEDTGYMARVSFIMDKLMHKIGLHGKSFIPLLMGFGCNVPAIMATRTLENRKDRMLTMLITPFMSCSARLPVYILLISAFFPKNQGLVLFSVYIIGIIIAILVALVFKNTIFSKQDVPFVMELPPYRIPTLKNTTIHMWHKGSQYLRKMGTVILLASIFIWALSYYPREVKYSSDYDAKIESVNANTVLPDSVKQSKTAELELLKVSEHQELSYIGRLGHFIEPVIKPLGFDWKIGVSIITGLAAKEIVVGSMGILYHADLAADENSGSLIEKLQQQEYTSGALVGQKVFTPLVAFGFMLFVLIYFPCMAVVAAIKKESDWKWAVFTIVYTTGIAWIVAFLTYQIGSLII; encoded by the coding sequence ATGCAGTTGTCAGGATTGCAGAATGGCGAAACAGGGGTGATAGTTAATGTAAAAGGTCACGGAGCCTTCCGAAAAAGAATCACTGAAATGGGGTTTGTGAAAGGTAAAACAGTAAAGGTAATTAAGAATGCTCCTTTGCAGGATCCTGTAGAGTATGAAATAATGGGCTATAACGTTTCATTGAGGCGTAGTGAAGCTGCGCTGATTGAAGTTACTTCGGTAAATAATGCGCAACAGGTGGAGCAACCGGCTTTTGAAGGTACTTTTCTAGATAATATACAGAAAACGGTAGAAAAGGAAAAGGGTCGTTTAATAAATATAGCTTTGGTAGGTAATCCTAATTGTGGTAAAACAACCTTGTTCAACTATGCTTCCGGTTCGCACGAGAGGGTAGGAAACTATGGTGGGGTTACGGTAGATTCCAAGGAAGCTTATGTGAAACAAGATGGTTACGAGCTAAAGATTGTGGACCTGCCTGGAACTTATTCTATTACAGAATATACTCCGGAGGAATTGTATGTCCGTTCTCATATTATTGAAAACAAACCAGATGTAGTGGTTAATGTGATTGATGCTTCCAATCTGGAACGTAATCTATTTCTTACTACTCAGCTTATCGACATGAATATTAAAGTAGTGATTGCTTTAAATATGTATGACGAACTGGAGGCAAAAGGAGTAAAGCTTGATTATTATACATTGGGAAAGATGATGGGTATTCCCATTGTTCCAACTGTTGCCGTAAAAGGTTTAGGTATAACCGAACTGATGAGTAAGATAATAAATGTTTATGAGGAAAAAGACTCAACGGTAAGGAATGTGAATATCAATTATGGAAATACCATTGAGAGTTCCATCTCTAAAATTCAGTCACTTATTCATCAGGATAAAGCTGTTGCAAATGTATATTCTACCAGATATGCAGCCATCAAACTACTCGAAAATGATAAAACAACTTTGTCAGCTTTGAGCAAGAGCAGTAATTTTAATGTGATATCTGAGAAAGTTAACACCGAAATTCAGAAGCTGGAAAAGGAATATGGAGAGAATTCGGAAACTATAATCACTGATGCAAAATACGGCTTTATTACAGGAGCTTTAGGCGAAACGATGGTAGAGGGCAAAGTTGATAAGCGTAAAAAAAGTCGGGAGATAGATAATTTGCTGACGCATAAAATTCTAGGTTTCCCTATCTTCTTTTTCTTTATGTGGCTTATGTTTCAAACAACCTTTACCTTAGGCAGTTATCCTATGGATTGGATAGATGCAGGAGTGGGGTATATAGGTGAGTTTGTAAGCAGTGTAATGCCCGAAGGTGCTCTGAAAGATTTATTAGTAGACGGGGTTATAGCCGGTGTGGGTGGTGTAATTGTATTCCTTCCTAATATCCTGATTCTATTCTTTTTTATTTCCTTAATGGAAGATACCGGTTATATGGCAAGAGTCTCTTTTATTATGGATAAACTAATGCATAAAATAGGACTGCATGGAAAATCTTTTATTCCATTATTAATGGGTTTTGGATGTAACGTGCCTGCTATTATGGCAACACGCACGCTGGAGAACCGTAAGGATAGAATGCTTACAATGCTTATCACTCCTTTTATGTCGTGTAGTGCCAGGTTGCCGGTGTATATATTGTTGATCTCAGCCTTCTTTCCTAAAAATCAGGGATTGGTGCTGTTCTCAGTTTATATTATCGGGATTATAATTGCCATATTGGTTGCTTTAGTATTTAAGAATACAATATTCTCTAAGCAAGATGTACCGTTTGTAATGGAATTGCCTCCTTACAGAATTCCTACTCTTAAAAATACAACTATTCACATGTGGCATAAAGGGTCTCAGTATCTGCGTAAAATGGGAACGGTGATTCTGCTTGCTTCTATATTTATATGGGCCTTGAGCTATTATCCTCGCGAAGTGAAATATTCAAGTGATTATGATGCGAAGATAGAATCTGTAAATGCAAATACAGTTTTGCCCGATTCGGTAAAACAATCAAAGACGGCTGAGCTGGAACTGTTGAAAGTATCAGAGCATCAAGAACTATCTTATATTGGTCGCTTAGGGCATTTTATAGAACCGGTAATCAAGCCTCTTGGGTTTGACTGGAAAATAGGTGTTAGTATCATTACCGGACTTGCGGCTAAAGAGATTGTGGTTGGTTCTATGGGTATTCTTTATCATGCCGATTTGGCAGCTGATGAAAATTCGGGTAGTCTGATTGAAAAGCTCCAGCAGCAGGAATACACAAGTGGTGCGTTGGTAGGTCAGAAAGTATTCACCCCTTTGGTGGCCTTTGGATTTATGCTCTTTGTACTAATCTATTTTCCTTGCATGGCAGTTGTAGCTGCAATAAAAAAAGAATCAGACTGGAAGTGGGCGGTATTTACAATTGTGTATACAACAGGGATAGCCTGGATTGTAGCTTTTCTGACTTATCAGATTGGAAGTCTAATTATTTAA
- a CDS encoding carbohydrate porin, protein MKRNKSLLVLLLAILSSCTSSLFAQEAAKEKEEAFSFEASYVGDLINNLSGGIKTGSSYLGMANLRLGFDTGKAELWNGGQFYVNAATTHGATPSADMLGDMQVVSNIEAGNHSYLQELWYKQVLNKVELTVGLQDLNVEFSNSRYGALFMNSSFGILPVISTNFSAPIFPLTTLGVTAKWSPSEKISLLGAVYDGNPTDFKFNPYNVKWRLSSGDGVLAITELQYNTTVNSLPGTYKLGAYSHKHRFNKNGVINSPDYNLVGFYAYGDQEVWKLNNKSFGLFTQLGYSPSDVSTNNYYIGLGTNYTGLFSENGSDVLGLAIAHQHFTDGLSSETTIELTCHYQLTKNIFIQPDIQYVINPAGTGETLDNCFTCNMRFGISF, encoded by the coding sequence ATGAAAAGAAATAAGTCGTTGTTAGTTCTGTTATTAGCAATCCTTTCATCTTGCACTTCTTCTCTTTTTGCTCAGGAGGCTGCAAAAGAAAAAGAAGAAGCGTTTAGTTTCGAAGCATCCTATGTGGGCGATCTTATAAATAATCTTTCGGGAGGAATAAAAACCGGATCGTCTTACCTGGGAATGGCTAATCTTCGTTTAGGTTTTGATACAGGAAAGGCCGAATTGTGGAATGGGGGACAGTTTTATGTAAATGCAGCAACCACCCATGGAGCAACTCCTTCTGCTGATATGCTTGGTGATATGCAGGTTGTATCGAATATAGAGGCTGGAAATCATTCCTATCTTCAGGAACTTTGGTACAAGCAAGTATTGAATAAAGTTGAGCTTACTGTTGGTTTACAGGATTTGAATGTGGAGTTTTCTAATTCCCGGTACGGAGCTCTCTTTATGAATAGTTCGTTTGGCATTTTACCAGTTATTTCAACTAATTTTTCAGCACCAATCTTTCCGCTTACTACATTGGGGGTAACTGCTAAATGGAGCCCCTCTGAAAAAATATCTTTATTGGGCGCAGTATATGATGGTAATCCTACAGATTTTAAATTTAATCCCTATAACGTTAAATGGCGTTTGTCTTCGGGTGATGGTGTTTTAGCTATCACAGAGCTTCAGTATAATACAACTGTTAATTCACTTCCCGGTACTTATAAACTGGGTGCTTATTCGCATAAACATAGATTTAATAAGAATGGAGTAATTAATTCTCCCGATTATAACTTGGTAGGTTTTTATGCTTATGGTGATCAGGAAGTGTGGAAACTCAATAATAAATCTTTTGGTTTGTTTACACAATTGGGATACAGTCCATCGGACGTAAGTACCAATAATTATTATATAGGACTTGGAACCAATTATACCGGATTGTTCTCTGAAAATGGTTCAGATGTCCTTGGACTAGCCATTGCTCATCAACACTTTACTGATGGATTAAGCAGCGAAACAACTATAGAGCTTACTTGTCACTATCAATTAACAAAGAATATATTTATTCAGCCGGATATTCAATATGTAATTAACCCGGCAGGAACAGGTGAGACGTTAGATAATTGCTTTACTTGTAACATGCGGTTTGGTATTAGTTTTTAA
- a CDS encoding GAF domain-containing protein translates to MAESLKIVEGTKDEKYKSLISQIKALIEDEEDLIANLSNTVAALKHAFDFFWVGVYFVKGDDLVLGPFQGPIACTRIRYGKGVCGTAWKEARTQLVSDVDAFPGHIACSSLSRSEIVVPLAKDGVIWGVLDIDSAELNTFDEVDKQHLEHLSSLLNNLFLSIII, encoded by the coding sequence ATGGCCGAATCACTTAAAATAGTAGAAGGAACTAAAGACGAAAAATATAAATCGCTGATATCTCAGATTAAAGCGTTGATTGAAGATGAAGAAGATCTGATTGCTAACCTGTCGAATACAGTTGCCGCATTGAAGCATGCTTTTGACTTTTTTTGGGTTGGCGTGTATTTTGTAAAAGGTGATGATTTGGTGTTAGGCCCATTCCAGGGGCCGATAGCTTGTACACGTATCAGATACGGTAAAGGGGTTTGTGGAACTGCCTGGAAAGAAGCACGTACACAGTTGGTGTCCGATGTTGATGCATTCCCTGGTCACATAGCCTGCAGTTCTCTTTCTCGTTCCGAGATTGTGGTTCCGTTGGCTAAAGATGGAGTAATATGGGGAGTGCTTGATATAGACAGTGCCGAACTAAATACTTTCGATGAGGTAGATAAACAACATCTGGAACATCTTTCTTCTTTGCTTAATAACTTATTTTTATCGATCATTATTTAG
- a CDS encoding bifunctional metallophosphatase/5'-nucleotidase, whose protein sequence is MKRLIVCFLLTIFFIGIIFAQSRDVVIKLIHTSDVHGHLTPYDFTNDKVRCGSLARVSAFVNEQRQKFPGRVLLFDGGDVLQGQPSVYYYNYIDTISPHIASEVLNYMKYDALAFGNHDVETGHSIYDRWIKQCNVPVLSANTLRKDGSNYLQPYKIFVVDGVKIAVLGLITPSIPAWVNERMWSGLWFEDMEVSAKKWMKIIREKEQPDIVVGLFHSGIDPYKLNGLYNENASLEVAKNVPGFDVVFAGHDHTCYNRKVVNVAGDSVLVLDPANDAERVSDVMLKVKMEDGRVISKSCSGKLKKMSNYTADEAFISHFSSQLDAVKSFVSRPIGKFDKTISSRDALFKSSEFLGIIHSVQLGVTQADISFTAPLTGYTYIYKGDVYMRDLFKLYAYENMIYTMELTGKEVKNYIEQSYAMWTNQMKSAEDHLLLLKQDDGGKYDLVNYSYNFDTAAGVVYTVNVTKPTGEKVRILRMSNGKPFDLNKKYKVAINSYRANGGGELLTKGAGIPLDSLKSRILVTFPNDLRFYLMKYIESKGVVSPKPMNQWKFIPAKWAKAAAKRDRELLFNKED, encoded by the coding sequence ATGAAAAGACTTATCGTCTGTTTTTTACTAACTATATTTTTTATCGGAATAATCTTTGCACAGTCTCGTGACGTAGTTATAAAGCTAATTCACACATCAGACGTTCATGGGCATTTAACTCCTTATGACTTTACTAATGACAAAGTGCGGTGCGGTAGCCTTGCTCGTGTAAGTGCTTTTGTTAACGAACAGCGACAAAAGTTTCCCGGTCGTGTGCTGTTGTTTGACGGTGGCGATGTTCTACAAGGTCAGCCCAGTGTATATTATTACAATTACATAGATACAATTTCGCCTCATATCGCCTCCGAAGTGCTGAATTATATGAAATACGATGCTTTGGCATTTGGAAATCATGATGTGGAAACCGGTCATTCAATTTATGATCGCTGGATTAAGCAATGCAATGTTCCGGTTCTCTCGGCAAATACATTGCGTAAAGACGGCAGCAACTATCTGCAGCCATATAAAATATTCGTTGTCGATGGAGTAAAAATAGCTGTCCTTGGATTGATAACTCCTTCAATTCCAGCATGGGTAAATGAAAGAATGTGGAGTGGTTTGTGGTTTGAAGATATGGAAGTATCTGCTAAAAAATGGATGAAAATAATCCGTGAAAAAGAACAGCCGGATATTGTAGTTGGACTCTTTCACTCGGGTATAGACCCTTATAAACTTAATGGGTTGTACAATGAGAATGCATCACTTGAAGTAGCTAAGAATGTTCCGGGATTTGATGTAGTATTTGCCGGACATGATCATACTTGCTATAATCGTAAAGTGGTTAATGTTGCAGGGGATTCGGTTTTGGTTTTAGATCCCGCAAACGATGCAGAACGTGTTTCTGATGTTATGTTGAAGGTGAAAATGGAAGACGGTAGAGTGATAAGTAAAAGCTGTTCGGGTAAATTGAAAAAAATGTCTAATTATACAGCTGATGAAGCATTTATTAGTCACTTTTCTTCTCAGTTGGATGCAGTGAAAAGCTTTGTTAGCCGACCTATTGGTAAATTCGATAAAACAATAAGCAGTCGTGATGCTCTTTTTAAATCGTCGGAATTTTTAGGTATAATACATTCTGTTCAGTTGGGAGTAACTCAGGCAGATATTTCCTTTACAGCGCCATTAACCGGCTATACTTATATCTATAAAGGGGACGTATATATGCGTGATCTTTTTAAGCTGTATGCCTATGAAAATATGATTTATACCATGGAGCTTACGGGTAAAGAAGTTAAGAATTATATAGAGCAATCGTATGCAATGTGGACTAATCAGATGAAAAGTGCCGAAGATCATTTATTGTTGCTTAAACAAGATGACGGCGGAAAGTATGACCTGGTTAATTACAGCTATAATTTTGATACGGCTGCAGGTGTTGTTTATACTGTAAACGTAACAAAGCCGACTGGAGAGAAGGTGCGTATTCTGCGAATGAGCAATGGTAAACCTTTTGATTTGAATAAAAAATATAAAGTAGCCATTAACTCATACCGTGCTAATGGAGGAGGTGAGCTGCTGACTAAAGGAGCAGGTATTCCGCTGGATTCTTTGAAAAGTCGTATACTTGTTACATTTCCTAACGATTTACGTTTCTATCTCATGAAGTATATTGAGTCGAAAGGTGTTGTATCTCCAAAACCAATGAATCAATGGAAATTTATTCCTGCTAAATGGGCAAAAGCTGCTGCTAAACGAGATAGGGAATTATTATTTAATAAAGAAGATTAA